acggagggagtatttagcacTAAATTCCGGACGGAATGAGTAGATTTTTTGGATGATTCGAGTTTTGTGGTTATAGTGAAGTGGAGTTACTTCGAGACAGGCAGATCCTCTAGCTCCACGTGTATCTCTCCTACACTCACATGGCATCGATAAAAAAAGAAGATCTTTCCCACAGACGGCAGACACACCAACAATGCACAGACagcgatcgccggaaagatcagaaCAAAAACGGCACACGGCCAAGAAAACGGCAGCAAGATGGCAGGCGCGCACGGCCAAGTCCCGGCAGCCACGGGCTACGGCTAGCAAAACGAGCCACTGCCACGCGGGCCCACGCGACGCCTAGTTCTCTCCGCACTCCGCTCGCTCGCTCGCCGGCCGCCTTCTCCTCGGTAACGAAGGAGCGACCGCAGCATAAAAAGCTTCTACAGGCGCCACTCTCGCGCCCAGCTCCCGCACCTCCCCCTCGCGCTGCTTCTAGAAGCCTCCCGCGATGGACGCCCGCCGcgacgacgaggaggcggcggcgccgctCCTGGCCGCGCCCGCTTCGAGGAGCCACGCCGCCGACGTGCACGTCCTCTCCGCCGCCTTCGTGTGCTTGTTCTCCGCCTACAGCGCCGCCCAGAACCTCCAGAGCACCGTCAACAACGTACGCGCACCTCCCTCCCTTCTTCCTCGCGTCGATCTCGCTCGCTTCGATCCTGATGGGGATCCTGGCTGCAGGAGGGCGACCTGGGCACCGTCTCCATGGGGGTCCTCTACACCTCCTTCACGCTCTTCGCGGCCGCGGCGTCGCCGGTGGTCAGGTGGCTGGGCGCCAGCCGCGCGCTCGTCATCGGCACCAGCGGCTACCTGCTCTTCATCCTCGCCAACCTGGTCCCGACATGGTGCGTATCGTCACGAGTCGCACAGTCGGACATACTCTCTGACATGATAGTGCCTCGCTGGTCTGTGTAGCAGTGTTTGGTTTGGATGCTTGGTCCCTGCTTGATAGAATGCCTGCCTAGACAATGTTCATTCCCCTGAAAGAAGTTCAGTTAAGTTAGAACAGAAGTGTCAATTTCATTCGATAATTTGTTGTCTCGTCATGTGATTTTTGTTCTTAGTTGAGACGTTGATTATAGCCAATCGATTTTTATGGGCTGCAATCTCCCCCCCTGATTGCTACTTGAATTGTGAGAAGTTTAGGCTCTTTGGCCTTGTTAAGATCATGGATTCAAATTATTTCCGTGCTCATTTAGTTCCTGGATTCGTCAGGGCAAAACTTCAGTTGCAGCCTAATTAGTTGACGTGCTGATCTTGGACCAGAACGTTAGTTCTTGCATCAGGTAGAGGCTTTGCATCATGGCCCAGTTTACTAGGTCGTACATTGTGCATACAATTTATTCTATATTTTGAACAACACAGTGAGCCGATGCCCTGTTTAGCTTGAGTAAAAAAAAAAATCTCAACTAACCCAAATAGCTAATTGGTGAAGTCTATGCTGATAAGTGGTAACAACCTCATATTAGTCACGAATGGCTTTTGGCCCTATTTGATTTGTTCCATAATCTGGTAAACACAATTCAGCTGTGTAATATACCAGTGGATTTATTTTCAAGTTCAGTAAACTCAACAATCTGCAATAGTGAGACTCCTTTGATGTTAACTTGAACAACAAATTATCAGGTATACAATGGTACCTGCTTCACTGTACCTGGGTTTTACCGCATCAATCATTTGGGTTGGGCAGGTAATAATTTTGCTTTCCAATAAACTATTTACTACCCATTTATGTCTGGTTAACGTACATACCTGTTTGCAATGCAGGGCACATATCTTACTTCTGCTGCCCTCAGTCATGCAAGAGACAATAATTTGCCTGACGGTCCAACTTTAGGAAGCTTTAATGGAGAATTCTGGGGTGTGTTCGCTAGCACACAGGTACAACACACGAGCTATTTACTATTAAAACATGCAATGAGCTACTTTAGCAGTTGTTCATACCTCAGAGTGGAGTTTCTATTACTTTCTGCACATAGGCACATACCCTGTACAGCTACAAGGATACAATGGCCTCTGACATAGCGACTTCTATTACATTAATTGTGTAGGTCATTGGGAATTTGATCTCACTTGCTCTACTGAGGAATGGAAAGGTTAGCATCTCAATTTGGGGTCCTTTCAGTGTCTTATGAGCATCTTGTGGACTGTCATTTTACTTGCACATCATGTGTGTTTGATCCTATCATCTTCATATCACTTCAGGATGGAGGAAGTATAACAGGAAAGAATCTGCTGTTTGTTGTGTTCCTTGGCTGCATGATTATTGGCATTGTATTGATGTGTTTACTGTCCAAAAGGGACGAGAAACGAGATAATGCTTCGACACACTCCTCATTTGGAGCTATGTTGAAGTATATTGTTGCCCCTCTCAAGGACCGAAGGATGATTCTTCTGATCCCTCTTATCGCATATTCAGGTTTACAACAGGCATTTGTTTGGTAAGCAACAGAAAATCTTTTCAGCATCGATGGTGCTTCAGCCCCATTCTGTGCCTTTTCTAACACGGTGTTGTGGATTTCTTAGGGCTGTATTCACAAAGAGTATTGTGACACCTGTGCTTGGCATATCTGGAGTCGGTGGCGCCATGGCAATTTATGGCGCATCTGATGTAGTTGTAAGTGAAACTATCAACTTGGTGTTAACATTATCCAGTATCAGTTcatccccctttttttatttgctgTTGCTTAAGGTTTAAAAAATAGCGAAGTCCACAACTTAAACAAACAACTATAAAACATGTCATCTTCCATTTATTTACAGTTTATACACATCATTCAAACTGCTGGAAAGACCATACTGTATGTTTAGTTGATTTGAAGCTCGCTTGACATTGCAGTGTTCATTGGTTGCTGGACGTTTTACCTCTGGGCTTCATTCAGCTACATTTATAGTGTCAGTTGGAGCTATTGTTCAGGCTGTGGTCTTGTTCTGGTTGCTTCTTTTTTACAGGTTTCATTTTTTAAGTTGTCCTTGTTTGCCGTGCTACTCTTCCCGTATCATTGCTATTGCAGTCTACTCATTGTTATCTTGCTTGCAGTCCAATGGAGGGACTACTTGGTTCAGCgattccactatttataggtgcctTATGGGGTGTTGGTGACGGAGTCTTGAACACACAGTTAAGCGCATTACTTGGGTTGTTGTTCGAGGATGTCAAGGTAATCATACTATAGTttgttttctctagtgttttcttGTACAGATACATCCTAGTTTTGTACAGATCTTGTTTTATTTGGGTATTCTTAGTTTCTTACCCAAGTGCGGTGGTTTGGCTCGTGGGTCTATTGGTGGTAGGTATTTTTCAGAAAAATGAAAATTCATATCTCAAAGTTTCAGATTAAAAAAAATTGTATATACACCCAGATGTGGTCTACATACCTGTAAAATTTCATTGATAAATATGTTCATCTGTGCGCTACAAAAAAAGGTGTGTATCTATATAATAGTAAAAACACTTAATTTTGTGTTTCCGATTATTACCTtgccttcaatgaaaagatatcaaCGGCTGCTTCATCTTAAAATAAATGCCAGCGGTGTAATGCTTTGATTTCATTTGCTGTGGACCTTGTGTTTAatgacaaaatgtataatttgacacgtTCTATTTACTGATATAACTAAGTTATCTTAAATGAATACTAAGCTTGTGTTGAAAAATGACAAATGCAGGAAGCAGCTTTTGCACAGTTGAAGGTTTGGCAATCAGGTGCCATCGCAGTCATCTTCTTCTTGAGCCCAAGCATCACACTACAAGCAATGCTTATCTTGATGGCCACGTCACTCGTCATCTCCTTTGGCTTGTTCCTGTTACTTACCCTTGTTGTCGAGAAGCCATCAAGCATCAGAGCGTGAGGCAAATCCTATTTCGGTGTGCAGACGGTGTCGTCGTCACCACATGGTTAGTGACCAACAGCATGTACAACCACACTGGTGTATTGACCTGTGATATGAAACTGAgaaggaagagcatcatcatccatCACGACGCGACGCCATGGCAACATGCACATCATGCTATTCATGTCAGACATTGTTTGCTGGAGGTCTGAAGTGAAGAGGTTGCAGGCAAAATGTGGGAAGTGGTCGATTTCCTGCCACTTTTCAGTCTCCTGTTATTGCCAATGACTGTGTCTTGTTACAGGAATCACATACTCCATTATAATTATAATTTATATAAGAGGCAACATTTCATTCAAACAAGCGATGATATTTTGGGTTGGGGTAACCTATATCTTTCTCTGCCTTTCCATATGGGTCATGATCCACCTGCAAAataatcttttttttttttgcggggaacctGCAAAATAATCTGACTGACCCGATATCGTCCCAACCAAACAGGCCCCTTAGTTCTAACTGAAACTGTGGGTTAAGTTCTGTTTTTTCTTTTCCGTTTGAGGAATTAAGTTCTGAAATTTGATAAGTGCCCTGCCTTTCCATTTCCCGGTAGCCACAAATATTATGGAACACTACACAATACGCATAGTTGAAGGAACACAATAACACTGCAACATAGATGAAATTAAAGGAGTGGTACTAGAGAAGGAATGAGAGCAACAACCAGAAAATCAAGTGAAATACTGAAACAAATGTACGTTGAGATACATGCATGATCCATGTTCCTCTGTTTATTCATGGTACATCAAACGGGAGATACACTGACGCGAAGATGGCTCACACGAACAAACTGGGGACAGTACGTGCAGAGACGGGGGGAACACATGCAACACATACTACTAACCATCACCGGAGACAAATTAAGCACCAACATCCATGCAAATGCAGGCAGGCTAATTCTCCATTACCAAGCGGCTGCTGACGAGCCTCCCTCCCGTCAGTTGAAGAAGCCTGACGGCGAACGTGGCGGCTGCTTTGGCTGCGACGACGACTGTTCCGGCGGCTGGGGCTTGGGATCCGGCTTCGGGCTGGGGCCCGGGGCAGGCTTTGGGTCGGGCGTGGGCTTGGGGTCAGGCTTCGGCCCCGGTTTAGGGTCGGGCTGCGGGTCTGGTTTGGGGTCGGGCTTGGGTGCTGGGTCAGGTTTCGGCGCCGGTTTAGGGTCGGGCTTGGGTGTTGGGTCAGGTTTCGGCGCCGGTTTAGGGTCGGGCTTGGGTGTTGGGTCAGGTTTTGGCACCGGTTTTGGGTCGGGCTGTGGGTCTGGTTTTGGTTCAGGTTTTGGCGCTAGTTTAGGGTCGGGCTTGGGAGTCGGGTCAGGTTTCGGCGCCAGTTTAGGGTCGGTCTGCGGGTCTGGTTTGGGGTCAGGCTGTGGCGTAGGCTTGGGCTCTAGGCTGGGCTCATGCTTCAGCCCCGGCACCCTCCCAGCGACGGCGAGGCTTGCAACATTTGCCGCGACGAGGGCCAAGAGCAAGCACAGCGAGAAGGCAGTTGCCCTCATCGTCGCCGCTCACTGGCTAGCTAGCTGCTCACTCAGGTCACTCTCCTTGTGTGTGTCACCGGAATCACACTTGGCTGTGTGAGTGTGCGGCAGACGTAGTAGAGGATTTATAGGCCCGACGAGCGAGCCGACGCCGGACGCGTGTCCATCGCCTTTGCGAGCCCGTGACCGGCACGGTGACCAGCTACAGTGACATCTCTCAGCTTTTGTTCATGTCACCTTTGCATGGCATGCGCGCACCGGCCAAATCATCCAGCAGAAAAGAGCCAAAGGATCCACGAGACGGCATGGATCGACGGACACGTACGCGGGCAATTTTTGCGAGATCTAGGACCCCGCCCGGACACGAACAAGTGGCACGTACGCATGCATGCAAAGAGCCGGTCCCCAGCTCCACCTTCGTCTTCTTCGATTGTCTCTGCTTTTGCTACGCGCTCCTTCTCGATTACTCGATCCGTCGGAGAGACAAtgctcttaggccaactccaccccgCGATCTCAAACGGACGTCCGCTTTGACCGAATTCTGTCCCTTTGGGTAGAGCGATGTGGttgtgtccgggcctgtcctgagatccggtggccgtgcgcccagcgcgcggccgcatccgttTGCCCCATCCCATCCGCCAGGGCCTAAAATGCTCATATTTTCATATGAAAACAAGTTTGCATGTCCAAATATTAATTgtttgaaaattaaaatagttttacaacccaatcaaAATTGTCTCTAATAAAAATAGTTTTAAAACCAAATTGAAATTGTTTTGAATGAACATAAAATGAACCAATTCATCTATCGGTTGCCAATATGATCCCAcccgtgctcaaccaagtcattttgaaaatccacatgagtgtgccaatcacgcagctCACGATGGAATTGGACAAACTGATCAAGCGTGGCcggttcttggtgcaggggctcaacattgtcaccttgaaaatcaaatccttggtcgaagatactgtcatcacgctcgtcctcgacgatcatgttgtgcatgatcccacaagcagtcatcacctcccaaagcttcctttcatcccatgacagtgcagggtatcgaacgatgccccatcgggattgaagcacaccaaaagcacatttcacatcctttctagcactctcttgcatttgggcaaatctctttctcttctcaccttggggcttcgagattgtcttcacaaaagttgaccattgAGGATATATAACATCAACTAGATAGTATCCtttgttgtactggtggccgttgatctcaaagttgacaggtggggagcgGCCTTCCgcaagcctcgcgaagactggagaacgctgcagcacgttgatatcattgtgagaacctgccatgccgaaaaaagaatgtcatatccaaagatcctgcgatgccaccgcttctaatatgacagtgcactcgttgacatgccccttgtattggccctgccaagcaaatggacagttcttccactcccagtgcatacaatctatgctgccaagcatgcctggaaagcctctagctgcgttggtcgccaacaatctctctgtattagcggcagttggctgcctcaagtactctgggccaaacacctcgatcacagcctcgcagcacttgtacattgacatcagacatgttgtctcactcatacacACGTACTCATCAACCAGACCGCCTGGAATTCCATACGCAAGCATGCAGATGGCCGCGGTGcctttctggtaagaggagaatccaagcttgccaagggcatccgtcttgcactcgaaatatgggtcatgagcaaccactccctctcggatacgattgaacacatgccttgccattcgaaaacggcgacggaatttatccggcttgaagagcggtTTGTTGGAAAAGTAATCGACATaaagcagggcgtggcctctctccctgttgcggtttatgttgggagcacggccagggactgacccccttgtaagggcatatttattcctaagtgttttggtgattgatgacaatgcttttgcggactaatcgtgtgccttgagtcccCCAGATACTTCATcattaggcacaagacgattcggtgcccctcggagactgttgaagccggcgttgttctacgtttctctttggtggagttgagtcgtaggagagccgtactattaagagggggtccgcgtcggaaaggtagggtggaatcacatgtacacttgtccctcctttccttgcactttggagctacccgttgttatcttggttgtgcggaaaactggcgactactgctgtacttgcggtagtaccgcaggtacaagcggtagtaccgcggcgtgtcacggtagtaccgcccttttggtgcggtagtaccgcggcaccctggccttgtgccgctccggtgcggtagtaggggcggatgtaattttttacatccgcgccccccacggtagtaccgctcgtctagcgcggtagtaccgcgggcgcccacggtagtaccgctcccttggaGTCGCAGTACCATGGCCCTTCgacctagtaccgcagtgtcgcggtagtaggcgcggatgtaattttttacatccgcgccggccacggtagtaccgcgcctcgcaagcggtagtaccgcgtcgggtttttgcaccaccccagtttcagcggaagtaggcacggatgtaatttatttcatccgcgcccttcccaggccgtgaccctcctgccttgcggtagtaccgcaagggggagcggtagtaccgcgccagcggtagTACTTCTCTTTCGCCAGGCTTGTTCCGGCTTGTGCTgttgccgcggtagtaccgtggtcgaccacggtagtaccgcgcggcctcgcggtagtaccgcttccttggagcggtagtaccgtgagtcgcgggctgaacatgtggataacggttggattttttccacgactatataaggggtatcttctacctctagttgactacctcttccacctctaagctccattgttgctccaagctc
Above is a window of Triticum dicoccoides isolate Atlit2015 ecotype Zavitan chromosome 5B, WEW_v2.0, whole genome shotgun sequence DNA encoding:
- the LOC119307752 gene encoding UNC93-like protein 3 isoform X2 gives rise to the protein MDARRDDEEAAAPLLAAPASRSHAADVHVLSAAFVCLFSAYSAAQNLQSTVNNEGDLGTVSMGVLYTSFTLFAAAASPVVRWLGASRALVIGTSGYLLFILANLVPTWYTMVPASLYLGFTASIIWVGQGTYLTSAALSHARDNNLPDGPTLGSFNGEFWGVFASTQVIGNLISLALLRNGKDGGSITGKNLLFVVFLGCMIIGIVLMCLLSKRDEKRDNASTHSSFGAMLKYIVAPLKDRRMILLIPLIAYSGLQQAFVWAVFTKSIVTPVLGISGVGGAMAIYGASDVVCSLVAGRFTSGLHSATFIVSVGAIVQAVVLFWLLLFYSPMEGLLGSAIPLFIGALWGVGDGVLNTQLSALLGLLFEDVKEAAFAQLKVWQSGAIAVIFFLSPSITLQAMLILMATSLVISFGLFLLLTLVVEKPSSIRA
- the LOC119307752 gene encoding UNC93-like protein 3 isoform X1, coding for MGSTATGPELAASHDDEEAAPLVSAAGDGRRGAGTASQTRDLHLLSLAFFFVFLAYHAAQNLQSTVNTDGNLGSISLGLLYTSFTAFSVVGSPVVRGMGSRRALVLGTSGYLLFIAANLAPSWYTMVPASLYLGFTASIIWVGQGTYLTSAALSHARDNNLPDGPTLGSFNGEFWGVFASTQVIGNLISLALLRNGKDGGSITGKNLLFVVFLGCMIIGIVLMCLLSKRDEKRDNASTHSSFGAMLKYIVAPLKDRRMILLIPLIAYSGLQQAFVWAVFTKSIVTPVLGISGVGGAMAIYGASDVVCSLVAGRFTSGLHSATFIVSVGAIVQAVVLFWLLLFYSPMEGLLGSAIPLFIGALWGVGDGVLNTQLSALLGLLFEDVKEAAFAQLKVWQSGAIAVIFFLSPSITLQAMLILMATSLVISFGLFLLLTLVVEKPSSIRA
- the LOC119307753 gene encoding protein TsetseEP-like, coding for MRATAFSLCLLLALVAANVASLAVAGRVPGLKHEPSLEPKPTPQPDPKPDPQTDPKLAPKPDPTPKPDPKLAPKPEPKPDPQPDPKPVPKPDPTPKPDPKPAPKPDPTPKPDPKPAPKPDPAPKPDPKPDPQPDPKPGPKPDPKPTPDPKPAPGPSPKPDPKPQPPEQSSSQPKQPPRSPSGFFN